The following are encoded together in the Pedobacter sp. D749 genome:
- a CDS encoding PKD domain-containing protein, which translates to MKNNVKRLFSILSLLILIVITTVKCKKDAEEIAPVVDEPKPTAGFDYAVASPTKFLEYQFTGTSTNYKTLLWQFGDDSTSVAVNPKHVYRFPGKYKVTLTTRNSQGYSAAKEVLLNIVDPNFDPTKIGENYMQTVGGIFSVNLEAGAGPNSDEGSKKLVDGDTKTKFLQAGFDGTQRCTFELATPQVVGAYTLTSGNDAEDRDPRYWILQGSLDGIQYTDLHTVTTCPWPAQGERNVTKRYYFDNFVAYKFYRLYIKANRGSRVFQLSEWTINKKQP; encoded by the coding sequence ATGAAAAATAACGTAAAAAGATTATTCAGTATTCTATCTCTTTTAATACTTATTGTAATTACAACAGTAAAGTGTAAGAAAGATGCAGAAGAGATTGCTCCTGTGGTAGATGAACCTAAACCAACTGCAGGTTTTGATTATGCCGTAGCCAGTCCGACAAAGTTTTTAGAATACCAGTTTACGGGTACCTCTACAAACTATAAAACTTTGTTATGGCAATTTGGCGATGACAGTACATCTGTAGCGGTTAATCCAAAACACGTGTATCGTTTTCCAGGCAAATATAAAGTTACTTTAACCACCAGAAACAGCCAGGGCTATTCGGCTGCAAAAGAAGTGCTTCTAAATATTGTAGATCCAAATTTCGATCCAACAAAAATTGGGGAGAATTATATGCAGACAGTTGGCGGCATATTCTCGGTAAATTTAGAGGCTGGCGCTGGACCTAATTCTGATGAGGGATCAAAAAAACTGGTTGATGGCGATACCAAAACCAAATTTTTGCAGGCAGGTTTTGATGGTACTCAAAGATGTACTTTCGAGCTTGCAACACCACAGGTAGTTGGTGCTTATACTTTAACTTCAGGAAACGACGCTGAAGACAGAGATCCCAGGTATTGGATTTTACAGGGATCATTAGATGGTATTCAGTATACAGACCTACATACGGTAACCACTTGTCCATGGCCAGCGCAAGGTGAGAGAAATGTTACTAAAAGGTATTATTTCGACAACTTTGTTGCTTATAAATTTTACCGTCTTTATATCAAAGCCAACAGGGGAAGCAGGGTTTTCCAATTATCTGAGTGGACCATCAATAAAAAACAACCTTAA
- a CDS encoding glutaminase family protein — translation MNKTNTLKFLGILGCMFVGSLLKAQERKAPAYPLITHNTYFSIWSNTDKLNESSTQHWTGADHSLLGMINVDGGIYRFLGKETTTYKTVVPASDEKGYVVKYTETEPQGDWKAANYTTSNWQTGNAPIGDDAKNVKTLWKSHDIWVRRTFNVANPASINELFLKINHDDNIEVYLNGKKIYTKEGWTNNFQYIALSNSDKSALKAGSNVIAIHLINTAGGRFLDFGLVEKLKDNAEKVQLAKQKSVDINATQTIYNFTCGKIDLKLTFTSPLLMNDLGLFARPVSYVSYQVKANDGKTHQVKVYLSASSNIAVYRPTQEVTASKYSTAKLSVLKTGTVEQPILQKASDDMRIDWGYFYVATPKASNAIQFVTDEKDAADAFRKGNSASTAKQGKMLALNTVIPFGTVGKAAVEKYVELGYDEIYSVQYFNKNLRPWWNTSGKETIKAQLTAAADEYKTVIQKCETFNKKLYADALKSGGKEYADLCVLGYRQSIAAHTLVKSPQGEILWLSKENNSGGFINTVDVTYPSAPLYLIYNPELLQGMLNGIFYFSESGKYPHPWAAHDLGTYPLANGQTYGEPMPVEESGNMIILTAAIAKAQGNANYAKAHWKTLTTWVDYLTKEGLDPKTQLCTDDFAGHLARNANLSVKAIVGIACYAQMAQTLGYDDVAKKYRAIAETMVPKWIEMADAGDHYALTFDNKNTWSQKYNLVWDKVLNLNLFPQKIYDTETKYYLTKQNKYGIPLDSRKAYTKNDWILWTATFAPTQKEFEALVHPVYKHAIETESRVPLNDFYDSNTGIRDNFKARSVVGGFYMKMLADKLAGK, via the coding sequence ATGAACAAAACCAACACTTTAAAATTCTTAGGCATACTAGGCTGCATGTTTGTAGGCAGTTTGCTAAAGGCGCAGGAGCGCAAAGCCCCGGCTTATCCCCTAATTACGCACAATACCTATTTCAGTATCTGGTCTAACACAGATAAATTAAACGAGTCTTCAACCCAACATTGGACCGGGGCCGATCATTCTCTTTTAGGTATGATTAATGTTGATGGAGGGATTTATCGTTTTTTGGGTAAAGAAACCACTACCTATAAAACGGTTGTACCTGCATCAGATGAAAAAGGATACGTTGTAAAATATACAGAAACCGAACCTCAGGGTGATTGGAAAGCTGCAAACTATACCACGAGCAATTGGCAAACAGGTAACGCACCGATAGGAGATGATGCCAAAAACGTAAAAACATTGTGGAAATCGCACGATATCTGGGTTAGAAGAACCTTTAATGTAGCCAATCCGGCATCAATAAACGAACTTTTTTTAAAGATCAACCATGATGATAATATTGAGGTTTACCTAAACGGAAAGAAAATCTACACTAAAGAAGGCTGGACCAATAACTTCCAATACATTGCCTTAAGCAATAGTGATAAAAGTGCTTTAAAAGCCGGATCGAATGTAATTGCCATTCACCTCATTAATACCGCCGGTGGCCGTTTCCTGGATTTTGGTCTGGTAGAAAAACTAAAAGACAATGCCGAAAAGGTACAGCTGGCTAAACAAAAAAGTGTTGATATCAATGCCACGCAAACCATTTATAACTTTACCTGCGGTAAGATCGATCTAAAATTAACTTTTACCTCTCCCTTGTTAATGAACGATTTGGGTTTATTTGCACGCCCGGTTTCTTATGTTTCCTATCAGGTAAAAGCAAATGACGGTAAAACACACCAGGTAAAGGTATACCTGAGTGCATCGTCAAATATCGCAGTTTACCGTCCTACGCAGGAAGTAACGGCGAGCAAATACAGCACGGCCAAATTATCAGTATTAAAAACGGGTACCGTAGAACAACCCATTTTGCAAAAGGCAAGTGATGATATGCGCATTGATTGGGGTTACTTTTATGTGGCAACGCCGAAAGCAAGCAATGCCATCCAGTTTGTAACGGACGAGAAAGATGCAGCCGATGCTTTTAGAAAAGGCAATTCTGCTTCTACAGCTAAACAAGGCAAAATGCTTGCATTGAATACCGTTATTCCGTTTGGTACAGTCGGTAAGGCTGCGGTAGAAAAATATGTTGAATTAGGCTATGATGAAATTTATTCGGTTCAATATTTTAATAAAAATTTAAGACCATGGTGGAATACCTCAGGTAAAGAAACCATCAAGGCACAATTGACCGCTGCGGCCGATGAGTACAAAACTGTGATTCAGAAATGCGAGACATTTAACAAAAAATTATATGCCGATGCCTTAAAATCTGGCGGTAAAGAATATGCCGATTTATGTGTTTTAGGTTACCGCCAGAGCATTGCCGCTCATACGTTGGTAAAGAGCCCGCAAGGTGAGATTTTGTGGTTATCTAAAGAAAACAACAGTGGTGGTTTCATTAACACCGTCGATGTAACTTACCCTTCGGCACCATTATACCTGATTTATAATCCTGAATTGTTACAGGGCATGTTGAACGGCATTTTCTATTTCAGCGAAAGCGGAAAATACCCTCACCCTTGGGCCGCGCACGATCTGGGAACTTATCCGTTAGCAAACGGGCAGACTTATGGCGAGCCAATGCCGGTTGAAGAATCGGGCAACATGATTATTTTAACCGCAGCAATTGCCAAAGCACAGGGGAATGCCAATTACGCCAAAGCGCACTGGAAAACTTTAACCACCTGGGTTGATTATTTAACCAAAGAAGGCCTGGATCCGAAAACACAGTTGTGTACCGATGATTTTGCCGGTCACCTGGCCCGTAATGCCAACTTATCGGTAAAAGCAATTGTAGGCATTGCCTGTTATGCGCAAATGGCACAAACCCTTGGTTATGATGATGTAGCCAAAAAATACCGTGCAATAGCCGAAACTATGGTGCCAAAATGGATAGAAATGGCTGATGCCGGCGACCATTATGCCTTAACCTTTGATAATAAAAACACCTGGAGCCAGAAATATAACCTGGTTTGGGATAAGGTTTTAAATTTAAACCTGTTCCCTCAAAAAATATATGATACTGAAACTAAATATTACCTGACGAAACAAAATAAATACGGTATCCCATTAGATAGCAGAAAAGCTTATACTAAAAACGACTGGATTTTGTGGACTGCCACTTTTGCACCAACCCAAAAAGAATTCGAGGCTTTGGTGCACCCTGTTTATAAACACGCCATCGAAACCGAATCAAGAGTGCCTTTAAACGATTTTTACGATTCGAACACCGGTATCCGCGATAACTTTAAAGCGCGGAGTGTAGTTGGCGGTTTTTATATGAAGATGCTTGCCGATAAATTAGCTGGCAAATAA
- the dinB gene encoding DNA polymerase IV — protein MSDLNPPVLRKIIHIDMDAFYASVEQRDFPEYRGKPLVVGGKPDSRGVVATASYEARQYGIRSAMSCSKAYQLCPTAIFVYPRFDAYTAVSKAIREIFSRYTDIIEPLSLDEAYLDVTEDKLGIGSAIDIAQSIKDAIKNELNLTASAGVSINKFVAKVASDMNKPDGLTFIGPSKIESFMEKLPVEKFFGVGKVTGAKMKAMQINTGADLKKLTEAQLVAQFGKSGRFYYKIVRGIDERPVQSHRETKSVGAEDTFSEDTNEDSVMHDLLKQISETVAKRLEKHQLKGKTVTLKIKFADFKLITRSRSFAIPINKAEVIYAEAIKLLEEAAIGTTQVRLLGITLSRFYDDVGIEKPESNQLEFEF, from the coding sequence ATGTCTGATTTAAATCCACCGGTTTTAAGAAAAATAATTCATATTGATATGGATGCTTTTTATGCATCTGTAGAGCAACGCGATTTTCCTGAATACCGTGGAAAGCCCTTAGTGGTTGGTGGCAAACCCGATAGCCGTGGTGTGGTGGCAACAGCAAGTTACGAAGCGCGGCAATATGGAATCCGTTCGGCAATGTCATGCAGCAAAGCCTATCAGCTTTGTCCCACAGCAATTTTTGTATACCCACGGTTTGATGCTTATACCGCAGTTTCTAAAGCAATTAGGGAAATTTTTAGCCGGTACACCGATATCATAGAACCCCTTTCACTGGATGAAGCTTATCTCGATGTTACGGAAGATAAACTCGGAATTGGATCAGCAATTGATATTGCACAATCAATAAAAGATGCCATTAAAAATGAGCTAAACTTAACGGCTTCTGCAGGTGTATCGATCAATAAATTTGTGGCTAAAGTAGCCTCAGACATGAACAAACCTGATGGCTTAACTTTTATTGGCCCATCGAAGATTGAATCTTTTATGGAAAAACTTCCTGTTGAAAAGTTCTTTGGGGTAGGCAAAGTTACCGGTGCCAAAATGAAGGCCATGCAGATTAATACCGGTGCCGATTTAAAAAAATTAACAGAAGCCCAGCTTGTTGCCCAATTCGGTAAATCAGGGAGGTTTTATTATAAAATTGTTCGTGGTATTGACGAACGTCCAGTTCAGTCGCATCGCGAAACCAAATCAGTAGGCGCAGAAGACACCTTTTCGGAAGATACCAATGAAGATTCGGTGATGCACGATCTGCTAAAACAGATCAGTGAAACCGTAGCTAAACGTTTGGAAAAACATCAATTAAAAGGCAAAACCGTAACCTTAAAAATTAAATTTGCAGATTTTAAACTCATTACGCGCAGCCGTTCTTTTGCTATACCCATAAACAAAGCCGAAGTCATTTATGCCGAGGCGATTAAACTTTTGGAAGAGGCAGCTATCGGTACAACGCAGGTGAGGCTTTTAGGCATTACCTTATCGCGGTTTTATGATGATGTGGGAATCGAAAAGCCCGAAAGTAATCAACTGGAGTTTGAGTTTTGA
- a CDS encoding PleD family two-component system response regulator has product MGNKKIFIADDDEGIVDAVTMILEVMGYDVEFTYDGGAVIDAVKNKPDLIMLDIWMSGYDGRDICRQLKNNPEFSKIPILMISASRDIRQSAIDAGANDFMEKPFEMDSLLNKVEVLLD; this is encoded by the coding sequence ATGGGAAATAAGAAAATATTCATCGCCGATGATGACGAAGGAATTGTTGATGCTGTGACTATGATTTTGGAAGTAATGGGCTATGATGTTGAATTTACATATGACGGTGGGGCAGTAATAGATGCGGTAAAAAACAAGCCAGACCTGATTATGCTCGATATTTGGATGAGTGGATATGATGGCAGGGACATATGCAGGCAACTTAAAAACAATCCGGAATTTAGTAAAATTCCAATTTTAATGATCTCCGCCAGTAGAGACATCAGGCAATCTGCAATCGATGCAGGTGCTAATGATTTTATGGAGAAACCATTCGAGATGGATTCGCTGCTGAATAAGGTGGAAGTATTGTTGGACTAG
- a CDS encoding LacI family DNA-binding transcriptional regulator: protein MDSINIKKLAEALKLSTSTISRAFRDNSDINSVTKERILAKAKELNYQPNHYASNLREQKSKTIAVIVPELANNYFSQAIHGIERVARENGYHILIYVTDDDYKKEVTFIRHLHNGRADGIIMSVSGEANDHNYLNKFGTKRLPLVFFDRIYEDIDTPRVITNDYNSSFLATEHLIEQDCKRIAYLVVNKSLSIGKTRMQGYLDALAKHQIPFEENLIVDCSNSYEENSVIIKEALMQLKPEGVFTSVERLAFATYYACYDLNINIPKDLKVISFSSLEIAPLLNPSLTTITQPATEIGEEAAKLLFTILDDHADKNLPNEVVLASKIIKRNSTVNGK from the coding sequence ATGGATAGTATTAATATAAAAAAGTTAGCAGAAGCATTAAAATTATCTACTTCTACAATTTCGAGGGCTTTTAGGGATAATAGTGACATTAATAGTGTTACCAAAGAGCGTATACTGGCCAAGGCGAAAGAGTTAAACTACCAGCCCAACCATTACGCCAGTAATTTAAGGGAGCAAAAAAGTAAAACCATTGCCGTCATCGTTCCCGAATTAGCGAACAATTATTTTTCGCAGGCCATTCACGGTATTGAGCGGGTAGCCAGAGAAAATGGTTACCATATTCTGATTTACGTAACCGATGATGATTATAAAAAGGAAGTAACTTTCATTCGCCACTTACACAATGGCAGGGCCGATGGCATTATCATGTCCGTTTCAGGAGAAGCCAATGATCATAATTACCTCAATAAATTTGGCACCAAAAGGCTACCTCTTGTGTTTTTCGATCGTATTTATGAAGACATTGATACTCCAAGGGTCATTACAAATGATTATAACAGCAGTTTTCTGGCAACAGAACATTTAATAGAGCAGGATTGTAAAAGAATTGCTTACCTGGTGGTGAATAAAAGTTTATCTATAGGTAAGACCCGTATGCAGGGCTATCTTGATGCACTGGCCAAACACCAGATTCCTTTCGAAGAAAATTTAATTGTAGATTGCAGTAACAGCTATGAAGAAAATAGTGTGATCATTAAAGAGGCTTTAATGCAATTGAAACCAGAGGGTGTTTTTACCTCGGTAGAGCGCTTGGCTTTTGCTACCTATTATGCTTGTTACGATCTCAATATTAACATTCCGAAAGATTTAAAGGTGATCAGTTTCTCGAGTTTGGAAATCGCCCCTTTGTTAAATCCTTCACTTACTACGATCACCCAACCGGCCACCGAAATAGGAGAGGAAGCGGCTAAATTGTTGTTTACTATTTTAGATGATCATGCCGATAAGAACCTGCCAAACGAGGTGGTTTTAGCATCTAAAATTATCAAGCGGAATTCTACCGTAAATGGTAAATAA
- a CDS encoding SusC/RagA family TonB-linked outer membrane protein has protein sequence MRVFYLLKQGLLVLLVFSALMVKAQTGSISGKVLDETGLPLPGASVVVKGTTRSTSTDANGNFKLAGLSNGSITLSASFIGYQTLDKAVSISANATVNFQLVPDAQKLNEVVVIGYGTAEKKNLTGSITTVGAKDFQKGTITTPEQLIQGKVAGVNIISSSGQPGVGSQIRIRGGASLNASNDPLIVIDGVPFSGKSIDNAPSPLSLINPNDIETFTVLKDANATAIYGSRASNGVILITTKKGGTGAPVINFSTSNSVATIAKKVDVLSADQIRTFVNANPTAAYDVGKTFVSLLGKANTDWQDEIFQNAFASDNNLSIAGKFHSVPYRVSAGYLDQQGLLITDRFNRATGAITVSPRLFTDHLKIDLSLKGTLTESHFANDNNNAIANAIQFDPTQPVTANNQFGNYFEWLRADGSLNPNAPRNPVAQIMLRNNNGNAARSFGNVRFDYSFHFLPELHANLNLGYDVSKGTGRIFVPAFAATSFSTNGSSTQSLNTSNNKVSEFYLNYAKDVASIRSRFDVTAGYGYYDNAKTNYSFNEYSATGVLRTTPKFPFSVDRNKLLSYYGRLVYTLADKYILSGTMRADASSRFAEENRWGYFPSVGFTWRIAGENFLKESKAVSDLKLRLSYGETGNKDGDTVGDYSYLAKYYSNSNTGQYQIGNTFYDYYAPSAYDPDLKWETTTTYNAGLDYGFFKGRIYGAIDVYYKKTKDLLATVNIPVGTNFNNNLITNVGNMDVRGAEFSLNFAAIKTENISWDFGFNAAYNKRKVTNLTLNPDPGSKQGAGDITGGTGVTIKYNAVNQLPGAFYVYKQVYNSAGKPLEGVYEDSNGDGVVNSSDQYFYKSPDPKITLGFNTAFSYKKWTITTVLRANLGNYVYDNVSSNFGIRNNILSSAGLINNAAVDFLNTNFTTSQYLSDYYVKNASFLKMDNLGLAYDAGKLFKNSNTSLRITANCQNVFVISKYKGLDPELTDGIDFKLYPRPRTYTLGLNVGF, from the coding sequence ATGAGAGTATTTTACCTGTTAAAACAGGGGCTTTTGGTGCTGTTAGTTTTTTCAGCATTAATGGTAAAAGCGCAAACCGGATCTATATCTGGTAAGGTGCTTGATGAAACCGGCCTACCATTACCTGGCGCTTCTGTAGTTGTTAAAGGAACAACAAGAAGTACATCAACCGATGCTAATGGTAATTTTAAACTGGCAGGATTATCGAATGGTTCGATAACGCTATCTGCAAGTTTTATCGGCTATCAAACCCTTGATAAAGCTGTAAGCATTTCAGCAAATGCTACCGTAAATTTTCAATTGGTGCCTGATGCACAAAAACTGAACGAAGTTGTGGTAATCGGTTACGGTACTGCCGAAAAAAAGAATCTAACCGGATCAATCACTACGGTAGGTGCTAAAGATTTCCAAAAAGGAACAATTACAACCCCTGAGCAACTTATCCAAGGAAAAGTAGCAGGGGTTAACATTATTAGCAGTAGCGGTCAGCCAGGGGTTGGTAGTCAGATCCGTATCCGTGGCGGAGCCTCATTAAATGCCAGTAACGATCCTTTAATTGTTATTGATGGAGTTCCTTTCAGTGGAAAATCAATCGATAATGCACCTAGTCCTTTATCATTGATCAACCCGAACGACATCGAGACCTTTACTGTATTAAAAGATGCAAATGCTACAGCAATTTATGGTTCCAGAGCATCCAATGGTGTAATCTTAATTACCACCAAAAAAGGGGGTACAGGTGCGCCGGTAATTAATTTCAGTACCAGTAATTCTGTTGCAACCATTGCAAAAAAGGTAGACGTGCTTTCAGCAGATCAAATCCGTACTTTTGTAAATGCCAATCCAACCGCTGCTTATGATGTGGGCAAAACATTTGTTTCGCTTTTAGGAAAAGCAAATACTGATTGGCAGGATGAAATCTTTCAAAATGCTTTTGCAAGTGATAATAACCTCAGTATTGCAGGTAAATTTCATAGTGTTCCATATCGTGTATCAGCAGGTTATTTAGATCAGCAAGGTTTGTTAATTACCGATAGGTTTAACCGGGCAACAGGTGCTATTACCGTTTCCCCAAGATTATTTACCGATCACTTAAAAATTGATTTAAGCCTGAAGGGTACATTAACCGAATCCCACTTTGCCAATGATAACAATAATGCCATTGCCAATGCCATCCAGTTTGACCCTACGCAACCAGTTACCGCAAATAATCAGTTTGGGAATTATTTCGAATGGTTAAGAGCAGACGGATCCTTGAATCCCAACGCACCAAGAAATCCGGTAGCGCAGATCATGTTAAGAAATAATAATGGAAATGCCGCCCGAAGCTTCGGAAATGTAAGGTTCGACTATTCTTTCCATTTTTTACCAGAGTTGCATGCTAACTTAAATTTAGGTTATGATGTTTCTAAAGGCACAGGACGTATTTTTGTTCCGGCATTTGCCGCCACAAGCTTTTCAACTAACGGATCTTCTACTCAATCTCTGAATACATCCAACAATAAGGTATCAGAATTTTATTTAAATTATGCCAAAGATGTGGCCAGCATCAGAAGTCGTTTTGATGTAACTGCTGGTTATGGTTATTATGATAATGCGAAAACAAACTATAGTTTTAATGAATATAGCGCAACAGGGGTATTAAGAACAACGCCTAAGTTTCCATTCTCTGTTGACCGCAACAAACTATTATCCTACTACGGAAGGTTGGTTTACACCTTAGCCGATAAATACATCCTTTCAGGAACCATGCGTGCAGATGCGTCATCAAGGTTCGCCGAGGAAAACCGTTGGGGTTATTTCCCTTCAGTTGGTTTTACCTGGAGAATTGCGGGCGAAAACTTTTTAAAGGAAAGTAAAGCGGTTTCAGATTTAAAACTGAGATTAAGTTACGGTGAAACGGGTAATAAAGATGGAGATACCGTGGGCGATTACAGTTATTTAGCTAAATATTATTCGAACAGTAATACGGGACAGTATCAGATAGGCAATACTTTTTATGATTATTACGCACCATCTGCCTATGATCCGGACTTGAAATGGGAAACCACTACTACCTATAATGCTGGTTTAGATTACGGCTTTTTCAAAGGAAGAATCTACGGAGCAATAGACGTTTATTATAAAAAGACAAAGGATTTATTGGCTACGGTGAACATTCCTGTAGGAACAAACTTTAACAATAATTTGATTACCAATGTGGGTAATATGGATGTAAGAGGCGCTGAGTTTAGCTTAAATTTTGCAGCTATCAAAACGGAAAACATTTCATGGGATTTTGGCTTCAATGCAGCTTATAACAAAAGAAAAGTAACCAATTTAACCTTAAATCCTGATCCGGGAAGTAAGCAAGGTGCTGGCGACATTACTGGTGGAACAGGGGTTACCATTAAATACAATGCGGTAAATCAACTTCCTGGTGCCTTCTACGTTTACAAACAGGTTTATAACAGTGCCGGAAAGCCACTGGAAGGTGTATATGAAGATTCAAATGGCGATGGTGTAGTGAACTCAAGTGATCAGTATTTTTATAAGTCGCCAGATCCTAAAATTACTTTGGGATTCAATACTGCCTTCAGCTATAAAAAATGGACCATTACTACGGTACTGAGAGCTAACTTAGGCAATTATGTTTATGATAACGTATCATCAAACTTTGGTATTAGAAACAATATCCTTAGCTCAGCGGGCTTAATTAACAATGCTGCTGTAGATTTCTTAAATACAAATTTTACTACAAGTCAGTATTTAAGTGATTACTATGTTAAAAATGCTTCCTTCTTAAAAATGGATAACCTTGGCCTGGCTTATGACGCCGGTAAGTTATTTAAAAATAGCAACACCAGTTTAAGAATTACGGCCAATTGCCAGAATGTGTTTGTAATCTCTAAATATAAAGGGCTGGATCCTGAGTTAACAGATGGTATCGACTTTAAGTTATATCCCAGACCAAGGACATACACTTTAGGTTTAAATGTTGGTTTTTAA
- a CDS encoding RagB/SusD family nutrient uptake outer membrane protein: MKNSFKIILATTGLLLSLNSCKKDALNLKPTNDVTADVVYATPAGYKQELVKLYATYALTSPTGSDNSDIGGLNAGFADFFRLFWTSQELVTDEAICAWGDTGIPELDYATWNSDNQFLRGLYSKSILQITICNEFLRESTPEKLASRNITGADASAIQRYRAEARFLRAFQYWVLLDGFGNPPFVTEEDAIGKTNPKQIQRAALFAYVESELKAIEGDLADPRTNDYGRADKGADWALLARLYLNAQVYTGTAKYTEAITYSTKVINSGYSLKANYKDLFLADNNVNNTENILTINYDGVRGTNFGGTTFLVNAAINADMSPASYGVPSGGWGGNRTRQNLPALFPDPNGTADKRGIFFGTKSNVDDIGVFTDGLRVTKFKNVTSEKVTPPSLNGIFSSLDFALFRLAEQYLIYGEAVMRGGSGGSTAQALTYVNNLRRRAYGNNSGDVSTLSVDFFLDERARELYWEAHRRTDLIRYGKFTGSNYLWPFKGGVKAGASLPAYRNLYPIPTADLIANPNLVQNTGY; the protein is encoded by the coding sequence ATGAAAAATTCGTTTAAAATAATATTGGCAACCACAGGTTTATTACTTTCTTTAAATTCTTGTAAGAAAGATGCCTTAAATTTAAAGCCTACGAATGATGTAACTGCCGACGTGGTATATGCTACGCCTGCAGGATACAAACAAGAGCTGGTAAAATTGTACGCTACATACGCATTAACCAGTCCAACAGGATCGGATAATAGTGATATTGGTGGCTTAAACGCTGGTTTTGCAGATTTCTTCCGTTTATTCTGGACTTCCCAGGAGCTGGTAACCGATGAAGCAATTTGTGCCTGGGGAGATACAGGTATTCCGGAATTAGATTATGCTACCTGGAATAGCGATAATCAATTTTTAAGAGGTTTATATTCTAAAAGCATTTTGCAGATTACGATTTGCAATGAGTTTCTTCGCGAAAGTACACCAGAGAAGCTGGCAAGTCGCAATATTACTGGTGCAGATGCTTCAGCCATTCAACGTTACCGTGCAGAAGCCCGTTTCTTAAGAGCATTTCAATATTGGGTTTTATTGGATGGTTTCGGAAATCCCCCTTTCGTAACAGAAGAGGATGCGATTGGCAAAACCAATCCTAAACAAATTCAAAGAGCAGCTTTGTTCGCTTATGTAGAATCAGAATTAAAAGCGATTGAAGGCGATTTAGCCGATCCTCGTACCAATGATTATGGCCGTGCAGATAAAGGAGCCGACTGGGCGTTGTTAGCCAGATTATATTTAAATGCCCAGGTATACACGGGAACTGCAAAATATACAGAAGCCATTACCTACTCAACTAAGGTGATCAACTCTGGTTATTCATTAAAAGCCAATTACAAAGATTTATTTTTGGCCGATAATAATGTAAATAATACAGAAAACATTTTAACCATTAATTACGATGGTGTAAGAGGAACAAATTTCGGAGGAACTACCTTTTTGGTTAATGCTGCAATTAATGCAGACATGAGCCCTGCATCATATGGAGTACCTTCAGGTGGTTGGGGTGGTAACAGGACCCGTCAGAATTTACCGGCATTATTTCCTGATCCTAACGGAACGGCAGATAAACGCGGGATATTTTTTGGTACGAAAAGCAATGTAGATGACATTGGTGTATTTACAGATGGTTTAAGGGTAACCAAATTTAAAAATGTTACCTCCGAAAAAGTTACACCTCCATCGTTAAACGGAATATTCAGTTCATTGGATTTTGCATTATTCCGTTTAGCGGAGCAATACTTAATCTATGGTGAAGCCGTAATGCGTGGTGGTTCTGGCGGTAGTACAGCACAAGCACTTACTTATGTGAATAATTTACGTCGCCGTGCTTATGGTAACAATAGTGGAGATGTAAGCACCCTCTCTGTAGACTTCTTTTTAGACGAACGTGCCCGTGAATTGTATTGGGAAGCACACCGTCGTACCGATCTGATCCGTTATGGCAAATTTACTGGTTCCAATTATTTATGGCCGTTTAAAGGAGGCGTTAAAGCAGGCGCAAGTTTACCGGCTTACCGTAACTTATATCCAATTCCGACAGCAGATTTAATTGCCAATCCGAATCTGGTTCAGAACACAGGTTATTAA